The Pedobacter roseus genome contains a region encoding:
- a CDS encoding leucine-rich repeat-containing protein kinase family protein, producing MQNLLALKSGEIKGAVSLKLSEDLTEFPKEIFELADTLEVLDLSFNKLSSLPTDFGRLKKLRIFFCSENLFTVLPEVLADCPLLDIVGFKSNRIEIVPPKSINPNLRWLILTNNNIAELPKEIGLCKKMQKLMLSGNRLSILPEELINCHNLALLRIAANKLHELPQWITQLPKLSWIAFSGNNFSKTTAVETLSLINWHDLEISHLLGEGASGVISKANRTIGEETSEVAVKIFKGNVTSDGLPEDEMTAYIAAGYHPGLVNLIGQIAFHPEDKKGLVMDLIPHHFYNLGNPPSLESCTRDVFPADRKLSEKQIISIAKTIASLAAQLHEAGIMHGDLYAHNTLIDEDGSTLFGDFGAASFYDNTAKTAQALERIEVSAYGYLLDDLLSLKDEEVGEEVYKTVSELRDACLVPVPLERPGFNELVDQLAQI from the coding sequence ATGCAAAACCTGTTAGCACTAAAAAGTGGCGAAATAAAGGGCGCGGTATCGTTAAAACTTTCCGAAGACCTGACCGAATTTCCGAAGGAAATATTCGAGCTGGCCGATACCCTGGAAGTGCTGGATTTATCATTTAACAAATTAAGTTCATTGCCTACAGATTTTGGCCGGTTAAAAAAGTTGAGGATTTTTTTCTGTTCTGAAAATCTTTTCACAGTTTTACCAGAAGTACTGGCCGATTGCCCTCTACTGGATATTGTCGGTTTTAAATCTAACCGGATTGAAATCGTACCTCCGAAGTCGATCAACCCGAATTTACGCTGGTTAATTTTAACAAATAACAACATTGCTGAACTGCCTAAGGAAATTGGCCTTTGCAAAAAGATGCAAAAACTGATGCTTTCAGGTAACCGTTTATCCATACTGCCCGAAGAATTGATCAATTGCCATAATTTAGCACTTTTACGCATTGCAGCCAATAAACTGCACGAATTGCCTCAATGGATTACGCAACTGCCAAAACTTTCGTGGATTGCATTTTCAGGGAATAATTTTAGCAAAACGACTGCTGTCGAAACCCTTTCATTGATCAACTGGCATGATTTAGAAATCAGCCATTTGTTGGGAGAAGGTGCTTCGGGCGTGATTTCGAAAGCCAACAGAACCATTGGAGAAGAAACCAGCGAAGTAGCAGTTAAAATATTTAAGGGCAATGTAACCAGCGACGGTTTGCCAGAAGATGAAATGACAGCTTATATTGCTGCCGGTTATCACCCGGGTTTAGTCAACCTGATCGGACAGATTGCCTTCCATCCGGAAGATAAAAAAGGACTGGTGATGGATTTAATTCCGCATCATTTTTACAATCTCGGCAATCCACCAAGTTTAGAAAGCTGCACCAGGGATGTTTTTCCTGCTGATCGGAAACTTTCTGAAAAACAGATCATCAGTATCGCTAAAACCATTGCTTCCTTAGCGGCTCAATTACATGAAGCGGGCATTATGCATGGCGATTTATATGCACACAATACGTTAATTGATGAGGATGGCAGTACTTTATTTGGCGATTTTGGCGCGGCTAGTTTTTACGATAACACAGCTAAAACGGCGCAGGCACTGGAGCGGATTGAAGTAAGTGCTTATGGTTATCTGCTCGATGATTTGCTTTCTTTAAAAGATGAAGAAGTTGGTGAGGAAGTGTATAAAACGGTAAGCGAACTTAGGGATGCCTGTTTGGTTCCAGTGCCTTTAGAGCGACCGGGTTTTAATGAATTAGTTGATCAGTTGGCTCAGATTTAA
- a CDS encoding DUF1349 domain-containing protein: MKLKLLTLIAILSYFISQKANAQSLAKMNWFNEPDKWEIKDKNTFSMFVPAKTDYWRISHYGFTVDDAPFYYATYGGEFEVKVKITGNYVTTFDQMGLMLRINEEEWIKAGVEFVNGKQNVSAVVTHKTSDWSVVELEKAPASIWMKAVRKLDAVEIFYSLDDKKYTMIRTCYFKDNAPVMVGLVAACPDGKGFNATFENFKVTTTPDQRRLDWAKKQQN, from the coding sequence ATGAAACTTAAATTACTCACCTTAATTGCCATCCTATCTTACTTTATTTCTCAAAAAGCAAATGCCCAGAGCCTGGCTAAAATGAACTGGTTTAATGAACCAGATAAATGGGAAATTAAAGATAAAAATACCTTTAGCATGTTTGTTCCGGCTAAAACCGATTACTGGCGCATTTCGCATTATGGTTTCACAGTTGACGATGCTCCTTTTTACTATGCCACTTATGGGGGAGAGTTTGAAGTGAAGGTAAAAATTACCGGAAATTATGTAACCACTTTCGATCAGATGGGGCTGATGCTCCGCATAAATGAGGAAGAATGGATTAAAGCCGGAGTAGAATTTGTTAATGGAAAACAAAATGTAAGTGCTGTTGTAACGCATAAAACCAGCGACTGGAGCGTGGTAGAACTTGAAAAGGCACCAGCATCAATATGGATGAAAGCCGTTAGAAAACTGGATGCAGTAGAAATTTTCTACTCTTTAGACGATAAAAAATATACCATGATCCGTACCTGTTATTTTAAAGATAATGCGCCGGTGATGGTAGGTCTGGTAGCCGCCTGTCCTGATGGTAAGGGTTTTAACGCCACTTTTGAAAATTTCAAAGTAACAACTACTCCCGATCAACGCAGGTTGGATTGGGCCAAAAAACAGCAGAATTAA
- a CDS encoding Crp/Fnr family transcriptional regulator, which yields METNFLRAHIHQIVCLTDEEFEYARSFFTKRKYKKHQYIIQAGDVASQEHFVVKGIVKSSYTDHEGKEYILQLAMEEWWFSDPNAFNTGMPATLNVDCIEDTETLSISFENKEKLCASSRKMEYFFRKKYTTGNMALQKRVLALLSNNAGERYKQWRNQYPSLQKRISKTLIASYLGVTRETLSRLSL from the coding sequence ATGGAAACAAATTTTTTAAGAGCGCACATTCATCAGATCGTTTGTTTAACAGATGAGGAGTTTGAATATGCCCGATCTTTTTTCACCAAACGGAAATACAAAAAGCACCAGTACATTATTCAGGCAGGAGATGTTGCCAGTCAGGAACATTTTGTAGTGAAAGGCATTGTAAAATCTTCTTATACCGACCATGAGGGCAAAGAATATATTTTACAACTGGCAATGGAAGAGTGGTGGTTTTCCGATCCGAATGCTTTTAACACGGGCATGCCGGCAACTTTAAATGTAGATTGCATTGAAGACACTGAAACGCTTTCCATCTCTTTTGAGAATAAAGAAAAGCTTTGCGCCTCATCCCGGAAAATGGAATATTTCTTTAGAAAAAAATATACTACGGGGAATATGGCCTTGCAAAAACGGGTACTGGCCTTATTGAGCAATAATGCAGGCGAGCGTTACAAACAATGGCGTAACCAATACCCATCTTTACAGAAACGGATTTCGAAAACCCTTATAGCTTCTTATCTGGGGGTAACCAGGGAAACTTTGAGCAGGTTATCGCTTTAA
- a CDS encoding DoxX family membrane protein, giving the protein MKNTPHFAQLFLRLALGVGFILPVMDRFGWLGAPGSPTVGWGNWSIFVDYTHSLMPYLSRTLANVMGIIATAGELIFGLLLIIGYKIKLAAIGSFLLTLAFALSMLIFANYRAPFNYSVFVVSASSLVLASLPGYKLSVDSDK; this is encoded by the coding sequence ATGAAAAACACACCACATTTTGCACAATTATTTCTTAGGCTCGCTTTGGGCGTAGGTTTTATCCTTCCTGTTATGGACCGCTTTGGCTGGCTCGGAGCTCCAGGTTCTCCAACTGTGGGCTGGGGCAACTGGTCGATATTTGTAGATTACACCCATTCTCTCATGCCTTATTTAAGCCGTACATTGGCCAATGTTATGGGCATTATTGCCACCGCTGGCGAATTGATTTTCGGGTTATTGCTCATTATTGGTTATAAAATTAAACTGGCCGCTATAGGTAGTTTTTTACTTACGCTTGCCTTTGCCTTATCGATGTTGATTTTTGCGAATTACAGGGCGCCCTTTAATTATTCGGTTTTCGTGGTAAGTGCTTCTAGTTTAGTGTTGGCAAGCTTGCCAGGCTATAAGTTGAGTGTAGATAGCGATAAATAA
- a CDS encoding aldose 1-epimerase family protein codes for MITLENDYIKVSLAAKGAELQGLFSKETGLEYLWNANPKYWAKHSPVLFPIVGSLKNNSFKYQGKNYELPRHGFARDHVFNFEKISETEAVFTLTQTDETLKIYPFYFGLKLKYQLIDRKLNLTYEVINTGTEELLFSLGAHPAFAVPNTPDTVYEDYYLAFNTDEKLTYWKLDDGLVADETESIELSYHKLNLKHDLFYNDALVFKTLQSNCISLLNTKNDYGLHFHFEDFPFFGIWAATDAPFVCLEPWCGVADGVNHNQELEHKEGIVKLALGEKWSRFWEVECF; via the coding sequence ATGATTACTCTCGAAAACGACTATATAAAAGTTAGCCTGGCGGCTAAAGGCGCAGAACTTCAAGGCTTATTTAGCAAAGAAACAGGATTGGAATATTTATGGAATGCCAATCCTAAATATTGGGCAAAGCATAGTCCCGTTCTATTTCCTATTGTAGGTTCCTTAAAAAACAACAGTTTTAAATATCAGGGTAAAAACTATGAATTGCCAAGGCATGGTTTCGCGCGCGATCATGTTTTTAATTTCGAAAAAATAAGTGAAACTGAAGCAGTTTTTACTTTGACGCAAACGGATGAAACCTTAAAAATTTATCCATTTTATTTTGGATTGAAGCTGAAATATCAATTGATAGACCGCAAGCTGAACTTAACTTACGAAGTAATTAATACCGGTACCGAAGAACTTCTGTTTTCTTTAGGGGCACACCCTGCATTTGCAGTTCCTAATACACCTGATACGGTTTACGAAGATTATTACCTTGCCTTTAATACCGACGAGAAATTAACATATTGGAAGCTGGATGATGGTTTAGTAGCAGATGAAACCGAGAGCATTGAGTTGAGTTATCATAAATTAAACCTTAAACACGACCTTTTCTACAATGATGCATTGGTGTTTAAAACGCTGCAAAGCAACTGTATCAGTTTATTGAATACCAAAAATGATTACGGTCTTCACTTTCATTTTGAAGATTTTCCATTCTTTGGGATATGGGCTGCTACCGATGCACCTTTTGTATGTTTAGAGCCCTGGTGCGGTGTGGCCGATGGCGTTAACCACAATCAGGAACTGGAACATAAAGAAGGTATTGTTAAGTTGGCTTTAGGCGAAAAGTGGTCGAGGTTTTGGGAAGTAGAATGTTTTTAG
- the pepT gene encoding peptidase T, whose product MSTYSNFNKTLEQRFIKYAKIDTQSDPDSPTCPSTSKQKNLGRELVQELLEIGVSDAEMDDNGYVYGTIPSNSDKQLPVIFFCSHMDTSPDCSGENVKPIIHDKYQGQDLILPDDPKIVIKMADHKDLKHQIGNDIITASGTTLLGADNKAGLAEIMEAAAFFMKNPGVKHGTIKVFFTPDEEIGRGVDKANLKKLGADFGYTIDGETLGSIEDETFSADGATLKIYGVSTHPGFAKGKMESAIKILAEILDTLPKDTLTPEATHQKEGFIHPVSMHGQVEEAEAQFIIRDFTNEKLAAHGQFLEETVKQVMAKYPKSSYTLEIKAQYRNMKEVLDQHPKIVQYGIQAIERAGVVAKQQSIRGGTDGSRLSYMGLPCPNIFAGEHAFHSKQEWVSVQDMEKAVQTIINIACIWEEKG is encoded by the coding sequence ATGAGCACATACAGCAACTTTAACAAAACCTTAGAACAGCGTTTTATCAAATATGCAAAAATTGATACGCAATCGGATCCAGATTCTCCTACTTGCCCTTCAACTTCAAAGCAAAAGAATTTAGGAAGAGAATTGGTACAGGAATTATTGGAAATCGGTGTTTCTGATGCAGAAATGGACGATAATGGCTATGTGTATGGCACTATTCCTTCAAATTCGGATAAACAATTGCCTGTGATTTTTTTCTGCTCGCACATGGATACTTCGCCGGATTGTAGCGGTGAAAATGTGAAACCGATTATTCATGACAAATATCAAGGGCAGGATTTGATCTTACCCGACGATCCTAAAATTGTAATCAAAATGGCCGATCATAAAGATCTGAAGCACCAGATTGGCAATGATATTATTACTGCCAGCGGAACCACTTTGTTGGGCGCAGATAATAAAGCAGGTTTAGCCGAAATTATGGAAGCCGCGGCTTTTTTTATGAAAAATCCTGGTGTAAAACACGGAACCATTAAAGTGTTTTTCACCCCTGATGAAGAGATTGGCCGGGGGGTAGATAAAGCAAATCTAAAAAAACTAGGTGCCGATTTCGGTTATACCATTGATGGTGAAACACTGGGCTCTATTGAAGATGAAACATTTTCTGCAGATGGTGCCACCCTTAAAATTTATGGCGTAAGTACCCATCCGGGCTTTGCAAAAGGAAAAATGGAAAGCGCCATTAAAATCCTCGCAGAAATTTTAGACACCTTGCCAAAAGATACGCTTACACCTGAAGCTACGCACCAAAAAGAAGGTTTTATCCATCCGGTAAGCATGCATGGGCAGGTAGAGGAAGCTGAAGCACAGTTTATCATCCGCGATTTTACAAATGAAAAACTTGCTGCACACGGACAGTTTTTAGAAGAAACAGTAAAACAGGTAATGGCGAAATATCCAAAATCGAGCTATACTTTAGAAATTAAAGCCCAATACCGGAATATGAAAGAGGTGCTTGATCAGCATCCAAAAATTGTACAATATGGAATTCAAGCCATTGAGCGTGCAGGTGTGGTTGCCAAGCAGCAAAGTATTCGTGGCGGTACCGATGGATCGAGATTATCGTATATGGGCCTACCTTGTCCGAATATTTTTGCAGGAGAACACGCTTTTCACAGTAAACAAGAATGGGTAAGCGTGCAGGATATGGAAAAAGCAGTACAAACGATTATTAATATTGCATGTATCTGGGAAGAGAAGGGTTAG